In Acidobacteriota bacterium, a genomic segment contains:
- the trpS gene encoding tryptophan--tRNA ligase, whose translation MGRDRALSLIQPTGKGQLHIGNYFGAIRNWVKLQEHYDCIFGAVDYHAITVDFDPKTLPRQSMDIITDLIACGIDPQRSTVMIQSHVPEHTELCWIFNCVAAYGDVQRMTQFKDKAEEQAYVTVGLFDYPVLQAADILIYKAKAVPVGQDQDQHLELTRGIAQKFNTRFGEVFPIPYTGAKLRHMHDLRGAKIVSPADPEKKMSKSLGDKHCIFVMEEEKAIRKKIRSAVTDMGPADVSGDKSPGVANLFHLLELTAPPSVVDEFESAYRAETLKYVELKDAVFEHLMEELRPVRERKRELESDPETIRTIIREGSEKARQMARETLSEVRKLLGVGPI comes from the coding sequence ATGGGACGGGATCGGGCGCTTTCCCTCATACAACCCACCGGCAAGGGCCAACTGCACATCGGCAATTACTTCGGAGCCATCCGCAACTGGGTCAAGCTGCAAGAGCACTACGACTGCATCTTCGGAGCGGTGGATTATCACGCCATCACCGTCGATTTCGATCCCAAGACGCTGCCTCGCCAGTCGATGGACATCATCACCGATTTGATCGCCTGCGGCATCGATCCTCAGCGTTCCACCGTGATGATCCAGTCCCACGTGCCCGAACACACCGAGTTGTGCTGGATCTTCAACTGCGTGGCCGCCTACGGCGACGTGCAGCGCATGACCCAATTCAAGGACAAGGCCGAAGAGCAGGCCTACGTCACCGTGGGCCTCTTCGACTACCCGGTGCTGCAAGCCGCCGACATCCTCATCTACAAGGCCAAGGCGGTCCCCGTGGGCCAGGATCAGGATCAGCACCTGGAACTGACCCGGGGGATCGCCCAGAAGTTCAATACCCGCTTCGGAGAGGTCTTTCCCATCCCCTACACCGGGGCCAAGCTGCGCCACATGCACGACCTCCGGGGAGCCAAGATCGTCTCTCCCGCCGATCCCGAGAAGAAGATGAGCAAGAGCCTGGGAGACAAGCACTGCATCTTCGTGATGGAAGAGGAGAAGGCCATCCGCAAGAAGATCCGCTCGGCGGTTACCGACATGGGTCCGGCCGACGTCAGCGGCGACAAGTCTCCCGGCGTGGCCAACCTGTTTCACCTGCTGGAATTGACCGCGCCCCCGTCGGTGGTGGACGAATTCGAGTCCGCCTACCGCGCCGAGACCCTCAAGTACGTCGAACTCAAAGACGCTGTCTTCGAGCACCTGATGGAGGAGTTGCGTCCGGTGCGGGAGCGCAAGCGGGAACTGGAAAGCGATCCCGAGACGATCCGGACCATTATCCGGGAAGGCAGCGAGAAAGCCCGGCAGATGGCGCGTGAAACCCTGTCCGAGGTGCGCAAGCTGCTGGGCGTAGGCCCCATTTGA